In the Artemia franciscana chromosome 1, ASM3288406v1, whole genome shotgun sequence genome, one interval contains:
- the LOC136037990 gene encoding zinc finger BED domain-containing protein 5-like: protein MNSLLPDTLREAAKVINFINARSLTSRLFKLMYEEMGYEHQHLLLYTKVHCLSLGKIFNRLLSSDKKFICSFWIKTSAFSSLFEKQDWVCKLAYLADIFDKMNDLDLLMQGFQMDELFRNSKMCVFFKKLEFWLKRVQRNNVSVFPTLDKFEDDSEINSLNTICDSIREHLTKLRNELVSYFPSIVAQDRTQDWIQNPFVGDTTSGPGLSDKLTKNLIELASDRAIELKLQNVTVFQFWLEVQREYKELSEIAISVLLPFAIYLPL, encoded by the coding sequence ATGAACTCACTTCTTCCTGATACCCTTAGAGAGGCTGCAAAAGTAATCAACTTCATCAATGCCCGATCACTGACCTCAAGACTGTTCAAGTTGATGTACGAAGAGATGGGTTATgaacatcaacatttacttctgtACACAAAGGTTCACTGTTTGTCTCTTGGGAAGATTTTTAATAGACTTTTGAGCTCTgacaagaagttcatatgttCCTTCTGGATCAAAACGtctgcattcagttcactttttgaaaaacaggACTGGGTCTGCAAACTAGCCTATCTTGCagatatttttgacaaaatgaatgACCTGGATCTCTTAATGCAAGGTTTCCAGATGGACGAACTATTTCGGAATTCGAAGATGtgtgttttctttaaaaaattggagttctggcttaaaaGGGTTCAAAGGAACAACGTTAGTGTCTTCCCAACCCTTGACAAGTTTGAGGACGATAGTGAAATTAATAGcctcaacacaatctgtgatagtattcgggagcatctgacaaagCTGCGAaatgaacttgtgtcatattttCCATCGATTGTGGCCCAGGATAGAACTcaggattggatccaaaatccatttgttggAGATACTACCTCAGGCCccggtcttagtgacaagcttacaAAGAATTTAATTGAACTTGCCAGTGATCGTGCCATAGAACTGAAGTTACAAAACGTAACTGTTTTCCAGTTTTGGTTGGAGGTGCAAAGAGAATACAAGGAGCTAAGTGAAATCGCCATCTCTGTTTTGTTGCCATTTGCCATCTacttacctttgtga